One region of Terricaulis silvestris genomic DNA includes:
- a CDS encoding ABC transporter ATP-binding protein: MVAVDNVNLDVQEGEFFALLGPSGCGKTTLLRMLAGFETPTEGRILIDGKDIAQLPPNKRPVNMVFQSYAVFPHMKVTDNVAYGLKMDGVAGGEIKTRVEEALELVKLGGLGDRMPDQLSGGQRQRVALARALVKRPRVLLLDEPLSALDAKLRDQMRSELTSLQEKVGITFMMVTHDQDEALAIATRCAVMNRGVLTQVASPGDLYEFPNSRFVADFVGSVNMFEGTLAEDQPDHALVRVPELAAPVYLDHGVTGAKGSTVWVALRPEKIEMHKRAEGSTAMKMEDAPAGTNVVPGVIRDIVYLGSETNYEIELDGGRRVKTFRSNLTRYDQEDFTWDEPVWLAWHACSPAVLLS; the protein is encoded by the coding sequence ATGGTGGCGGTCGATAACGTCAATCTCGATGTGCAAGAGGGCGAGTTCTTCGCGCTGCTTGGGCCTTCGGGCTGCGGTAAGACGACGTTGCTGCGGATGCTGGCGGGGTTCGAGACGCCCACCGAGGGTCGCATCCTGATCGACGGCAAGGACATCGCGCAGCTACCGCCAAACAAGCGGCCGGTGAATATGGTGTTTCAAAGCTACGCCGTGTTCCCGCACATGAAGGTGACGGACAATGTTGCGTATGGGCTGAAAATGGATGGCGTCGCCGGCGGCGAGATCAAGACGCGCGTGGAAGAAGCGTTGGAGTTGGTGAAGCTCGGTGGGCTGGGCGACCGGATGCCGGATCAGCTCTCTGGTGGCCAACGTCAGCGCGTGGCGCTGGCGCGTGCGCTGGTGAAGCGGCCGCGCGTGCTGCTGCTGGACGAGCCGCTCTCGGCGCTGGATGCGAAGCTGCGCGATCAGATGCGTTCAGAGTTGACGAGTCTGCAGGAGAAAGTCGGCATCACCTTCATGATGGTGACGCACGATCAGGATGAGGCGCTTGCCATCGCTACGCGCTGCGCGGTGATGAACCGCGGGGTACTGACACAAGTGGCGTCGCCAGGCGATCTCTACGAGTTCCCGAACTCGCGCTTCGTCGCCGATTTCGTCGGCAGCGTGAACATGTTTGAGGGGACACTTGCCGAGGATCAGCCGGACCATGCTTTGGTGCGCGTGCCGGAGCTTGCGGCGCCGGTTTACCTCGATCACGGCGTGACCGGCGCAAAGGGGTCGACCGTGTGGGTGGCGCTGCGGCCTGAGAAGATCGAGATGCACAAACGGGCCGAAGGCTCAACGGCGATGAAGATGGAGGATGCCCCGGCGGGAACCAACGTGGTGCCGGGCGTGATCCGCGACATCGTCTATCTGGGTAGTGAGACCAATTACGAGATCGAGCTGGATGGTGGACGCCGCGTAAAGACGTTTCGGTCGAATTTGACGCGCTACGATCAGGAAGATTTTACCTGGGATGAGCCTGTATGGCTGGCTTGGCACGCC
- a CDS encoding ABC transporter permease: MADQALTSIPPVGSPKAAAKEKPGPLEYMRQWPLRVIVGLTLLFLYLPLITLMVFSFNTSRRNIVWQGFTTDWYVKAFNNDSLLQAFINSLMIAFFCTVISVILGALAAVMLWRFRFPGKTVVEGSMALPIVVPEICLGVAMLVFFARVMPWPMGLPWPLNLGAITIAHVSFAFPFVATVVRARLSSFNRELEEAAKDLGASEWRTFWDVLVPHMQPGLIAGALLAFTLSLDDFVITFFTAGPDTITFPVKVYSMLRFSVTPEVNAASTVLIVVTVILTAVGLQMQNNTPKEKKA, from the coding sequence ATGGCCGACCAAGCCTTGACCTCGATCCCGCCGGTCGGATCGCCCAAAGCCGCGGCGAAGGAAAAGCCGGGGCCGCTGGAGTACATGCGGCAGTGGCCGTTGCGCGTCATCGTCGGCCTGACGCTGCTGTTTCTATATCTGCCGCTGATCACGCTGATGGTGTTTTCGTTCAACACCAGCCGGCGCAACATTGTCTGGCAGGGCTTCACCACCGATTGGTACGTGAAGGCGTTTAACAACGACTCGCTGCTGCAGGCCTTCATCAATTCGTTGATGATCGCGTTTTTCTGCACGGTGATCTCGGTGATCCTGGGCGCGCTGGCGGCGGTGATGCTGTGGCGCTTCCGGTTTCCCGGAAAGACGGTGGTCGAAGGCTCGATGGCGCTGCCGATCGTGGTGCCGGAGATTTGTCTCGGCGTCGCCATGCTGGTGTTCTTCGCACGGGTGATGCCGTGGCCGATGGGGCTGCCCTGGCCGCTGAACCTCGGCGCCATCACCATCGCGCACGTCTCGTTCGCGTTTCCGTTCGTCGCGACGGTGGTGCGAGCGCGGCTCTCTTCGTTCAATCGCGAGTTGGAGGAGGCGGCCAAAGATCTGGGCGCGAGCGAGTGGCGAACGTTTTGGGATGTGCTGGTGCCGCACATGCAGCCCGGCTTGATCGCGGGCGCGCTGCTGGCGTTCACGCTGTCGCTTGATGATTTCGTGATTACGTTCTTCACCGCCGGCCCGGATACGATCACGTTCCCGGTGAAGGTTTATTCGATGCTGCGCTTCTCGGTGACGCCGGAAGTGAACGCGGCATCCACCGTGCTTATCGTTGTTACCGTCATCCTGACCGCGGTTGGTCTGCAAATGCAGAACAACACGCCGAAGGAAAAGAAGGCCTGA
- a CDS encoding ABC transporter permease: protein MEQTWKQAKAAFAAIAVPPIGWLLFFFLIPLAVIWAYSFGENTGPITIDFTGTFANYGRALEPLYLQIFWKSIIVAGLTTLLCLIVGFPVALAIAFASPKAKAWLLLLIMLPFWTNLLIRTFALIAVLREQGYVNFALEWMWNNASGFMSLVGLQPLGEYEPLTLLYNNTAVIIGLVYVHLPFMVLPLYSALDRMDRSLMEASLDLGAGHLRTIWSVVVPLAAPGIASGILITFIPALGAYLTPDLLGGTDSQMIANVIERQFKRANDWPFGAALSFLLMYLTFIAIAAQAFVQRKAERRG from the coding sequence ATGGAGCAGACTTGGAAACAGGCGAAGGCGGCGTTCGCGGCGATTGCCGTGCCGCCGATCGGCTGGCTGCTCTTCTTCTTTCTCATTCCGTTGGCGGTGATCTGGGCCTATTCGTTCGGTGAGAATACCGGACCGATCACCATCGATTTCACTGGCACGTTCGCGAACTATGGGCGGGCGCTCGAACCTCTTTACCTTCAAATCTTCTGGAAGAGCATTATCGTCGCGGGGTTGACGACGCTGTTGTGCCTTATCGTCGGCTTTCCCGTTGCGCTGGCGATCGCGTTCGCCTCGCCCAAAGCGAAAGCGTGGCTGCTGCTGCTGATCATGCTGCCGTTCTGGACGAACTTGCTGATCCGCACCTTCGCGCTGATCGCCGTGTTGCGGGAGCAGGGCTATGTGAACTTCGCGCTTGAATGGATGTGGAACAACGCCAGCGGGTTCATGAGTTTGGTGGGTTTACAGCCGCTCGGCGAATACGAGCCGTTGACGCTGCTCTACAACAATACGGCGGTGATCATCGGGCTCGTGTACGTGCACTTGCCGTTCATGGTGCTGCCGCTCTATTCTGCACTCGACCGCATGGATCGTTCGCTGATGGAGGCGAGCCTCGATCTCGGCGCCGGGCATTTGCGCACAATCTGGTCAGTGGTGGTGCCGTTGGCGGCGCCGGGGATCGCGTCGGGGATTTTGATCACGTTCATTCCGGCGCTCGGCGCCTATCTGACGCCTGACCTGCTCGGCGGCACCGATAGCCAGATGATCGCCAACGTGATCGAACGGCAATTCAAGCGCGCTAATGACTGGCCGTTCGGCGCGGCGCTCTCGTTCTTGCTGATGTACCTCACCTTCATCGCGATCGCGGCGCAGGCGTTCGTGCAGCGCAAAGCCGAGCGGAGGGGCTGA
- a CDS encoding ABC transporter substrate-binding protein: MAKSKFLGGASRRSLLQQFGAAAIGISFSGSLSACGQGGGGRTVNFYNWDTYIGPTTLADFQAATDVPVNMSLFATNDELFARLRAGNPGFDVIVPSNEFVTRMSQAQMIQELDRAQIPNFTNLLPEFQDAAFDPGRRYSMPYTWLVLGIGYNKAACAAKGVPVPNSWRYLFDSPTFTQRMALLSESADLIRLCAKYQGISLNAIPEANLASIEQMLIRQKPHIKAFHEDDGQDLLAAGEIDIVLEYNGDMAQLMSAEGGEAFDFVVPQEGTLINSDCLCIPTGAPHVEDAHAFINYLLDAEAGKKITEEIQYPTPNAAVRDLMPDSYKNNPVIFPSADLMAKSEYGAFEGDEKARQFEEIFTRISAA; encoded by the coding sequence ATGGCGAAGAGCAAGTTTTTGGGAGGCGCTTCGCGCCGGTCTTTGCTTCAACAATTCGGCGCGGCGGCGATCGGGATTTCGTTCTCGGGCAGCTTGAGCGCGTGCGGACAAGGCGGCGGCGGGCGCACCGTCAACTTCTATAACTGGGATACGTATATCGGGCCGACGACGCTGGCCGACTTCCAGGCCGCGACCGATGTGCCGGTGAACATGAGCTTGTTCGCCACTAATGACGAATTGTTCGCGCGTCTCCGCGCCGGCAATCCAGGCTTTGACGTGATCGTGCCGTCGAACGAGTTCGTTACGCGCATGAGCCAGGCGCAGATGATCCAGGAATTGGATCGCGCGCAAATCCCGAATTTCACAAACCTGCTGCCGGAATTCCAGGACGCGGCGTTTGATCCGGGCCGGCGCTATTCGATGCCGTACACTTGGCTGGTGCTGGGCATCGGCTACAACAAGGCCGCGTGCGCAGCCAAGGGCGTGCCGGTGCCGAATTCGTGGCGCTACCTGTTCGACAGCCCGACCTTCACGCAGCGCATGGCGTTGCTGTCGGAATCGGCGGACCTGATCCGGCTTTGCGCCAAGTATCAGGGCATTTCGCTGAATGCGATTCCGGAAGCGAACCTGGCGTCGATCGAGCAAATGCTCATTCGCCAGAAACCGCATATCAAGGCGTTCCACGAAGACGACGGCCAGGATTTGCTGGCGGCGGGCGAGATCGACATCGTGCTCGAATATAACGGCGATATGGCGCAGTTGATGAGCGCCGAGGGTGGCGAAGCGTTCGACTTCGTGGTCCCGCAAGAAGGCACGCTGATCAACTCGGATTGCCTGTGCATCCCGACTGGCGCGCCGCACGTCGAAGACGCGCATGCGTTCATCAACTATCTGCTCGATGCGGAAGCCGGCAAAAAGATCACGGAAGAAATTCAATATCCGACGCCGAACGCGGCGGTGCGCGATCTGATGCCGGACAGCTACAAGAACAATCCGGTGATCTTCCCGTCGGCGGATTTGATGGCGAAGAGCGAATACGGCGCATTCGAAGGCGACGAGAAGGCGCGTCAGTTCGAAGAAATCTTCACCCGCATCAGCGCGGCCTAA
- the panD gene encoding aspartate 1-decarboxylase, translating into MRQLLRSKLHNGRTTDANVNYVGSIEIDMDLVDAVGLWEGEKVLVVSNTSGARLETYVIAGARGTGVISMNGAAAKLIGAGEQVIIMGFELTDQPVRPSVALLDDQNRIERFLHGEHNAEAKGAR; encoded by the coding sequence ATGCGACAGCTGCTTCGTTCCAAACTGCACAACGGGCGCACGACGGATGCAAACGTGAATTATGTCGGCTCGATCGAGATTGACATGGACCTCGTGGATGCTGTCGGGCTCTGGGAGGGCGAGAAGGTGCTCGTGGTCTCCAACACCTCCGGCGCGCGCCTTGAGACTTATGTTATCGCCGGCGCGCGCGGGACCGGCGTCATCTCGATGAACGGCGCCGCAGCAAAGCTGATCGGCGCGGGCGAGCAGGTCATTATTATGGGCTTTGAGCTGACCGATCAGCCCGTGCGGCCGTCGGTGGCGCTGCTCGACGACCAGAACCGGATCGAGCGCTTCCTCCACGGTGAGCACAACGCGGAGGCGAAGGGCGCCCGATAG
- a CDS encoding glutamine synthetase family protein — MTIADPKEVKTFLEKHPEIQFFEILFTNMCGVPRGKRLRRHEIEAVYAQGRFLPGSILVNDITGQDVEATGLVWEDGDADRMARPIAGRLTPAPWLGDDVAQIPVSMYELDGTPHDLDPRHVLKRVIDRFAADGLVPVVACELEYYLVDAERTADGRIQPPKSPLTGERPTQHQVYGLREVEEASGFLRDLWIAADAMGVPLEGAISEYAPGQLELTLKHHADALRAADDAVLYKRAAKGCALRHGYEATFMAKPFGELAGSGMHLHVSVNDKAGKNIFASDKPEGEPVLAHAVGGMKALLGDSMAIFAPNANSFRRFRANSYAPVAPTWGVNNRTVSFRVPAGAPNTRHIEHRVAGADAHPALALAALLAAVHHGITNKIDPGPAIVGDGYAQAEGSGERIPVNWFAAVDRFADSAAMKDYLGERFVKMFSTVKRVEQDRYQAVIPSTDFDWYLRTC, encoded by the coding sequence ATGACGATCGCCGACCCGAAAGAAGTTAAGACGTTTCTGGAGAAGCATCCAGAAATCCAGTTCTTCGAAATCCTGTTTACGAACATGTGCGGCGTGCCGCGCGGCAAGCGGCTGCGGCGCCATGAGATCGAAGCCGTGTACGCGCAGGGGCGCTTTCTGCCGGGCTCGATCCTGGTGAATGACATTACGGGACAGGACGTCGAGGCGACGGGGCTGGTTTGGGAAGATGGCGATGCCGATCGCATGGCGCGGCCGATTGCTGGGCGACTGACGCCGGCGCCATGGCTCGGCGATGATGTCGCGCAGATTCCGGTGTCGATGTACGAACTCGACGGCACGCCGCACGATCTCGATCCGCGTCACGTGCTGAAGCGCGTGATCGACCGCTTTGCGGCAGATGGGCTCGTGCCGGTCGTGGCGTGCGAGTTGGAGTATTATCTCGTCGATGCAGAGCGCACGGCGGATGGCCGTATCCAGCCGCCGAAATCGCCGCTGACAGGCGAGCGGCCGACGCAGCATCAAGTCTACGGCTTACGCGAAGTGGAGGAGGCGAGCGGCTTCTTGCGCGATTTGTGGATCGCGGCGGACGCGATGGGCGTGCCGTTGGAAGGCGCGATCTCCGAATACGCACCCGGGCAGTTGGAGCTTACGCTGAAGCATCATGCTGACGCGTTGCGCGCGGCGGACGATGCGGTGCTGTATAAGCGCGCGGCGAAGGGCTGCGCGTTGCGGCATGGCTATGAAGCGACGTTCATGGCCAAGCCATTCGGTGAGCTGGCCGGTTCGGGCATGCATCTGCACGTCAGCGTCAACGACAAGGCGGGCAAGAATATCTTTGCCTCGGACAAGCCCGAGGGCGAGCCCGTGCTGGCGCACGCCGTTGGCGGCATGAAGGCGCTGCTCGGGGATTCGATGGCGATCTTTGCACCGAACGCCAACTCGTTCCGGCGCTTCCGAGCCAATTCTTACGCACCGGTGGCGCCGACTTGGGGCGTTAACAACCGTACAGTCTCGTTCCGCGTGCCGGCTGGCGCGCCAAACACACGCCATATCGAGCACCGCGTCGCGGGCGCCGACGCACATCCGGCGCTGGCTTTGGCGGCGCTGCTTGCTGCGGTGCATCACGGCATCACGAACAAAATTGATCCAGGACCGGCAATCGTCGGTGACGGCTATGCGCAAGCCGAAGGTTCCGGCGAGAGGATACCGGTGAACTGGTTCGCGGCGGTCGATCGGTTCGCGGACTCCGCGGCGATGAAGGACTATCTCGGCGAGCGGTTCGTGAAGATGTTCTCGACGGTGAAGCGCGTCGAGCAGGATCGCTACCAAGCGGTCATTCCCTCGACGGATTTTGACTGGTATCTGCGCACCTGCTGA